A stretch of Larus michahellis chromosome Z, bLarMic1.1, whole genome shotgun sequence DNA encodes these proteins:
- the SCAMP1 gene encoding secretory carrier-associated membrane protein 1 yields the protein MSDFDSNPFADPDLNNPFKDPSVTQVTRNVPPGLDEYNPFSDSRTPPPGNVKMPNVPSTQPAIMKPTEEPPAYTQIAKEHALAQAELLKRQEELERKAAELDRREREMQSLNQQGGRKNNWPPLPENFPVGPCFYQDFSVDIPVEFQKTVKIMYYLWMFHTVTLFLNIFGCLAWFYVDATRGVDFGLSILWFLLFTPCSFVCWYRPLYGAFRSDSSFRFFVFFFVYICQFAVHVLQAAGFQRWGNCGWISSLTGLNKSIPVGIMMIVIAALFTASAVISLVMFKKVHGLYRTTGASFEKAQQEFATGVMSNKTVQTAAANAASTAATSAAQNAFKGNRM from the exons ATGTCGGACTTCGACAGCAACCCCTTCGCCGACCCGGACCTCAACAACCCCTTCAAG GATCCTTCTGTTACACAGGTGACGAGAAATGTTCCTCCCGGGCTAGATGAGTACAATCCTTTCTCTGATTCAAGAACA CCTCCTCCAGGAAATGTGAAAATGCCTAATGTACCCAGTACCCAGCCAGCAATAATGAAACCAACAGAAGAACCACCTGCTTACACACAAATTGCAAAG GAGCATGCCTTGGCCCAGGCAGAACTGCTAAAGCGTCAagaagaactggaaagaaaagcagctgaactAGATCGCAGAGAAAGGGAAATGCAGAGTCTCAATCAGCAGGGGG gtAGAAAAAACAACTGGCCACCTCTTCCTgagaattttccagtaggtcctTGTTTCTACCAGGACTTTTCTGTAGACATTCCTGTAGAATTCCAGAAGACAGTAAAGATTATGTACTATTTGTGGAtgt tCCATACAGTGACACTGTTTCTTAATATCTTTGGATGTTTGGCCTGGTTTTACGTTGACGCTACGCGAGGGGTTGATTTTGGATTGAGTATTCTCTGGTTCTTGCTTTTTACCCCTTGTTCTTTCGTCTGCTGGTACAGACCACTTTATGGAGCTTTCAG gAGTGACAGTTCATTCAGGTTCTTTGTGTTCTTCTTTGTATATATCTGTCAGTTTGCTGTACACGTACTTCAAGCTGCAGGATTTCAAAGATGGGGAAATTG tggGTGGATTTCGTCTCTTACTGGTCTTAATAAGAGTATTCCTGTTGGCATTATGATGATAGTCATAGCTGCACTTTTCACAGCATCTGCTGTTATCTCCTTAGTTATGTTTAAAAAG GTGCATGGTCTCTACCGCACGACTGGTGCTAGTTTTGAGAAAGCGCAGCAGGAGTTTGCAACAGGAGTGATGTCCAACAAAACCGTACAAACGGCTGCAGCTAACGCTGCATCAACAGCAGCAACCAGTGCAGCTCAAAACGCGTTCAAGGGTAACCGAATGTAG